The proteins below are encoded in one region of Sphingobacteriales bacterium:
- a CDS encoding sulfite exporter TauE/SafE family protein: protein MEKINLKYVAATIVTLKVALISFLFWKIFNTYPNPLYTFSFDKEFILFIGAGFIAQIIDGALGMAYGVSCSTLLLSIGVPPAIASASVHTAEVFTSGVSGLSHCDEKHRQPPFFRLVFTSVAGAVIGAFLISRILDGKIIKPYIAGYLILLGFYILMKVSGIYRLKGVTGGLPYLGFAGAFFDSIGGGGWGPIVTSNLIDKGNSPKEVVGTVNTAEFFVTFFSTGVFIFFLGIDSWKPVLALIIGGVVAAPIGAYILRFMRPKTIMRLVGLLIITVSTYTIYKSLH from the coding sequence ATGGAAAAAATTAACCTGAAATATGTTGCCGCAACTATTGTTACTTTAAAAGTAGCATTGATTTCATTTTTATTCTGGAAAATTTTCAATACGTACCCCAACCCGCTATATACCTTCAGCTTTGACAAGGAATTTATCTTATTTATAGGTGCTGGCTTCATCGCCCAGATTATTGACGGAGCCTTGGGTATGGCTTATGGTGTTAGTTGCTCCACTCTGTTGCTGAGCATAGGTGTTCCGCCTGCCATTGCATCCGCCAGTGTACACACCGCTGAAGTATTTACGTCCGGTGTATCCGGATTGTCACATTGCGATGAAAAACATAGACAACCGCCTTTTTTTCGTTTGGTATTCACCAGTGTCGCAGGTGCAGTCATCGGAGCATTCCTGATTTCAAGAATCCTGGATGGTAAAATTATAAAACCATATATAGCCGGCTATTTGATTTTATTAGGATTCTACATCCTGATGAAAGTTTCCGGAATATACCGGTTAAAAGGAGTAACTGGAGGTTTACCCTATCTAGGGTTTGCAGGTGCCTTCTTTGATTCCATAGGCGGCGGAGGCTGGGGACCGATAGTTACATCCAATCTAATCGACAAAGGAAATTCCCCGAAAGAAGTGGTAGGAACCGTAAATACAGCGGAGTTTTTCGTCACCTTTTTCAGCACTGGCGTCTTTATCTTCTTTCTGGGCATCGACAGCTGGAAACCGGTACTTGCACTCATCATCGGTGGTGTGGTTGCCGCCCCGATTGGTGCCTACATCCTACGCTTTATGCGGCCCAAAACAATCATGCGGCTGGTTGGTTTGCTGATTATCACCGTAAGTACCTACACCATCTATAAATCCCTGCATTAA
- a CDS encoding DUF2490 domain-containing protein, translating to MNSATFNEVMINAGKKKVGRNIFDQNRTSFGVQYNINKYIGIEAAYIYWIQQQGNGDTFISRHIVRFGVINNFNISCKKSK from the coding sequence TTGAATTCAGCAACCTTTAATGAAGTCATGATAAATGCAGGAAAGAAGAAAGTAGGCAGAAATATATTTGATCAGAACAGAACTTCCTTTGGTGTGCAATATAATATCAATAAATATATTGGTATAGAAGCCGCATATATCTACTGGATTCAGCAACAAGGCAATGGCGACACGTTTATCAGCAGACACATTGTGAGATTTGGCGTTATAAATAATTTTAATATTTCATGCAAAAAATCTAAATAA